In a single window of the Ancylobacter polymorphus genome:
- the ftsZ gene encoding cell division protein FtsZ, with protein sequence MTINLQVPDIRELRPRITVFGVGGAGGNAVNNMITAGLTGVDFVVANTDAQALTLSKAERIVQMGVAVTEGLGAGSQPEVGRAAAEEALDEIRDHLAGAHMVFITAGMGGGTGTGAAPVIARAARELGILTVGVVTKPFHFEGQRRMRIGEMGINELQKGVDTLIVIPNQNLFRVANERTTFADAFAMADQVLYSGVACITDLMVKEGLINLDFADVRAVMREMGKAMMGTGEASGEQRARHAAEAAIANPLLDEVSMRGARGLLISITGGKDLTLFEVDEAATRIREEVDPDANIILGATFDETLEGLIRVSVVATGIDPAVIPEQIPHALNNLPDLGGRRVSNAGRAAVEARRDAALRSVASALDAEDFGAPHHEPSFAAAPVSEHPYGEPSYAQPSYAPAPAAIDDVTIRPMAPKPALYAEPEPAPYNEAAYEEHAIEPFIPPQAERPSPRMPRVDELPMPAQNQIRAARGEAPDHHQAEKKRMTLLQRLAHVGLGRSQEEDEEPAADMRPVVRRAPAQPEPRQVADMRPETSEYAKRPAARPADPRAARPAEDDHLDIPAFLRRQG encoded by the coding sequence ATGACCATCAACCTCCAGGTACCGGATATCCGCGAACTGCGTCCCCGCATCACCGTCTTCGGTGTTGGTGGCGCTGGCGGCAACGCGGTCAACAACATGATCACGGCCGGCCTGACGGGGGTCGACTTCGTGGTCGCCAACACCGACGCGCAGGCGCTGACCCTCTCCAAGGCCGAGCGCATCGTGCAGATGGGCGTCGCGGTCACCGAAGGTCTCGGTGCCGGTTCCCAGCCTGAAGTCGGTCGTGCCGCCGCCGAGGAAGCGCTCGACGAGATCCGCGATCATCTCGCAGGCGCCCACATGGTGTTCATCACCGCCGGCATGGGCGGCGGCACCGGCACCGGCGCGGCCCCGGTCATCGCCCGTGCGGCCCGCGAGCTGGGTATCCTCACCGTCGGCGTGGTGACCAAGCCCTTCCACTTCGAAGGCCAGCGCCGCATGCGCATCGGCGAGATGGGCATCAACGAGCTGCAGAAGGGTGTCGATACGCTCATCGTCATCCCCAACCAGAACCTGTTCCGCGTCGCCAATGAGCGCACCACCTTCGCCGACGCCTTCGCGATGGCCGACCAGGTGCTCTATTCCGGCGTTGCCTGCATCACCGACCTGATGGTGAAGGAAGGCCTCATCAACCTCGACTTCGCCGACGTCCGCGCGGTGATGCGCGAGATGGGCAAGGCTATGATGGGCACGGGCGAGGCCTCCGGCGAGCAGCGCGCCCGCCATGCGGCCGAGGCGGCGATCGCCAACCCGCTGCTCGACGAAGTGTCGATGCGTGGCGCGCGCGGCCTACTGATCTCGATCACCGGCGGCAAGGACCTGACCCTGTTCGAGGTGGACGAGGCGGCGACCCGCATCCGTGAGGAAGTCGACCCCGATGCCAACATCATTCTGGGCGCCACCTTCGACGAGACCCTGGAAGGGCTGATCCGCGTGTCGGTCGTTGCCACCGGTATCGACCCGGCGGTGATTCCCGAGCAGATTCCCCACGCGCTGAACAATCTGCCGGACCTCGGCGGCCGCCGTGTCTCCAATGCAGGCCGCGCCGCCGTGGAAGCCCGCCGCGACGCCGCCCTGCGCTCGGTCGCCTCGGCGCTCGACGCGGAGGATTTCGGCGCCCCGCACCACGAGCCGAGCTTCGCCGCGGCCCCGGTCAGCGAGCATCCCTATGGTGAGCCGTCCTACGCCCAGCCGTCCTATGCGCCGGCGCCGGCCGCTATCGACGACGTGACCATCCGCCCGATGGCGCCCAAGCCCGCGCTCTATGCCGAGCCCGAGCCGGCGCCGTACAATGAGGCGGCTTACGAAGAGCACGCGATCGAGCCGTTCATTCCGCCGCAGGCCGAGCGTCCGTCCCCGCGCATGCCGCGCGTCGACGAGCTTCCCATGCCGGCGCAGAATCAGATCCGCGCTGCGCGCGGCGAGGCGCCGGACCATCATCAGGCTGAGAAGAAGCGGATGACGCTGCTGCAGCGTCTCGCCCATGTCGGCCTCGGCCGCAGCCAGGAGGAAGACGAAGAGCCGGCGGCGGATATGCGCCCCGTGGTGCGCCGCGCGCCGGCCCAGCCCGAGCCGCGTCAGGTTGCTGACATGCGGCCCGAGACTTCCGAATACGCCAAGCGTCCGGCGGCCCGCCCGGCCGA
- a CDS encoding D-alanine--D-alanine ligase yields the protein MGKHVAVLMGGWSPERQVSLWSGEACAKAAESVGYRVTRVDVGRDIAQVLTALKPDVALNVLHGRPGEDGTIQGILEILRIPYTHSGVLASALAMDKRQAKIVLAAHDIPVPEGRMVTRAEAARAHVLPRPYVLKPNTGGSSVGVFIVREDQEHPPQELHRPDWGFGEDLVAERYIPGLELTCAVMGDEALGVIEIQSDLKFYDYEAKYAPGGSRHILPARILPNIYQKAQMLAVRAHRALGCRGISRTDFRYDDQTGDESGLVCLEVNTQPGMTETSLVPELAAHAGHSFGELVRWMVEDASLDR from the coding sequence GTCCGGCGAAGCCTGCGCGAAAGCCGCGGAAAGCGTTGGCTACCGCGTGACCCGCGTGGATGTCGGGCGCGACATTGCGCAGGTGCTGACAGCGCTCAAACCCGATGTGGCGCTTAATGTGCTGCACGGGCGGCCCGGCGAGGACGGCACCATCCAGGGCATTCTCGAAATCCTGCGCATTCCCTACACCCATTCCGGGGTGCTCGCCTCGGCGCTGGCGATGGACAAGCGGCAGGCCAAGATTGTCCTTGCCGCGCACGATATCCCCGTACCCGAGGGCCGTATGGTGACGCGGGCGGAAGCGGCGCGGGCGCATGTGCTGCCGCGCCCCTATGTGCTCAAGCCGAACACCGGGGGGTCTTCCGTCGGCGTGTTCATCGTGCGGGAGGATCAGGAGCACCCGCCCCAGGAGCTTCACCGGCCGGATTGGGGATTCGGCGAGGACCTCGTGGCCGAGCGCTACATCCCCGGCCTGGAGCTGACCTGCGCCGTCATGGGCGACGAGGCGCTCGGCGTTATCGAAATCCAGTCCGACCTAAAGTTCTATGATTACGAGGCAAAATACGCTCCGGGCGGTTCACGCCACATTCTGCCGGCCCGAATTTTACCGAATATTTACCAAAAGGCGCAGATGTTAGCGGTCAGGGCGCATCGCGCTCTCGGCTGTCGGGGCATCAGCAGGACGGACTTCCGCTACGACGACCAGACCGGAGACGAATCCGGCCTTGTCTGTCTGGAGGTCAATACGCAGCCCGGAATGACCGAGACGTCGCTTGTGCCCGAATTGGCAGCCCATGCGGGCCATTCGTTCGGTGAGCTTGTACGATGGATGGTGGAGGACGCTTCGCTCGATCGCTGA
- the ftsA gene encoding cell division protein FtsA — translation MRTRAPFEIAPKMRPLAPRRTGVVGVLEVGTSKIVCMIARLKPREATSSLRRRTHSVDVLGIGHTSAHGIKGGTVIDMERAEHAIRRAVDAAERTAGAQIASVIVSMAGGRLASEHFTAEVDLPEPAVAEGDIRRVLDAASTFAVGEGRTILHALPVGYALDGVAGIGEPRGMLGRRLGVDLHVITAEAAAVRNLLLCIERCHLGVEAMVAAPYAAALSTLADDEAELGVTLIDFGAGTTTVAVVENGHCVHVDGIAIGGQHVTNDVARGLSTRLADAERLKSLHGGVLAMGADEREMLTVPSITDDHDLPRAIPKARLMRIVRPRVEEIVELVRDRLHASGHAAGAGRRIVLTGGAAQLTGLAELVGNILGPQVRIGRPLGISKLPEATRGAPFAVATGLLVYPQVAGLEHFEARRRRLSQGDGSGYFSRVGHWLREAF, via the coding sequence ATGAGAACCCGCGCACCGTTCGAGATCGCCCCGAAAATGCGGCCGTTGGCGCCGCGCCGCACCGGCGTGGTCGGCGTGCTGGAAGTCGGCACCTCCAAGATCGTCTGCATGATCGCCCGGCTGAAGCCGCGGGAGGCGACGTCCAGCCTGCGCCGGCGCACTCATTCGGTGGATGTGCTTGGCATCGGCCACACCAGCGCCCATGGCATCAAGGGCGGCACGGTCATCGACATGGAGCGCGCCGAGCACGCGATCCGCCGGGCAGTGGACGCGGCCGAGCGCACCGCCGGGGCGCAGATCGCTTCCGTTATTGTCTCGATGGCCGGCGGCCGCCTCGCTTCCGAGCACTTCACCGCCGAGGTCGATCTGCCCGAGCCGGCCGTCGCCGAGGGTGATATCCGCCGCGTGCTCGACGCCGCCTCCACTTTCGCGGTCGGCGAGGGGCGCACCATCCTGCACGCCTTGCCGGTCGGCTATGCGCTGGACGGCGTCGCCGGCATTGGTGAGCCGCGCGGCATGCTGGGGCGCCGGCTCGGCGTCGATCTGCACGTCATCACCGCCGAGGCGGCCGCTGTGCGCAACCTGCTGCTGTGCATCGAGCGCTGCCACCTCGGCGTCGAGGCGATGGTCGCGGCCCCCTATGCGGCGGCGCTGTCGACCCTGGCCGATGACGAGGCGGAACTCGGCGTCACGCTCATCGACTTCGGCGCCGGCACCACGACGGTGGCGGTGGTCGAGAACGGCCATTGCGTGCATGTCGACGGCATCGCCATCGGCGGCCAGCACGTGACCAACGACGTGGCGCGCGGCCTGTCCACCCGCCTTGCCGATGCCGAGCGGCTGAAGAGCCTGCATGGCGGCGTGCTGGCGATGGGCGCTGACGAGCGCGAAATGCTCACCGTGCCCAGCATCACCGACGATCACGACCTGCCGCGGGCGATTCCCAAGGCGCGGCTGATGCGCATCGTGCGCCCGCGCGTCGAGGAGATCGTGGAACTGGTGCGCGACCGTCTGCACGCCTCCGGCCATGCGGCAGGAGCGGGTCGGCGCATCGTTCTCACCGGCGGGGCCGCTCAACTCACTGGCCTTGCGGAGCTAGTCGGGAACATACTGGGACCACAGGTGCGAATCGGTCGTCCGCTCGGTATCTCCAAGCTGCCGGAGGCGACGCGCGGCGCGCCCTTCGCCGTGGCTACCGGGCTTCTGGTCTATCCGCAGGTCGCGGGGCTCGAACATTTCGAGGCTCGCCGCCGCCGCCTCTCGCAGGGCGACGGTTCCGGCTACTTCTCGCGCGTCGGTCACTGGCTGAGGGAGGCCTTCTGA
- a CDS encoding cell division protein FtsQ/DivIB: MPVRRAPTSERTRLLDRTIIGGRRLLVGLCTSRAAFTGAGAWLTAALFAATGLYGMERGGHMPAAIETARDFGDVAANFAGFRIANINLSGQNHVTPGDILATAGVKPTSSLLFLDAEGARMRLEELAWIKRATVQKLYPDRLDIQIVEREGFALWQKDGKINVIARDGTVIAPYSDDPRYIRLPIVVGDGAETHVVEIVEALSLVPGVRDQVRAAIRVADRRWTLKLRNGVDVRLPEEGLNDALEQLALLDQQKSLLSRDITIVDLRLPDRVSVRLSDAAYAAREAELKAKAKAKKAGST, encoded by the coding sequence ATGCCGGTGCGCCGGGCCCCCACGTCCGAGCGCACCCGTCTTCTCGACCGCACCATCATCGGCGGCCGGCGCCTGCTGGTCGGCCTGTGCACCTCGCGCGCCGCCTTCACCGGCGCCGGAGCCTGGCTCACGGCGGCCCTGTTCGCCGCCACCGGCCTTTACGGCATGGAGCGGGGCGGCCATATGCCGGCGGCGATCGAGACCGCTCGCGACTTCGGCGATGTCGCCGCCAATTTTGCCGGGTTCCGCATCGCCAACATCAATCTCTCTGGCCAGAATCACGTCACGCCCGGCGATATCCTCGCCACGGCCGGCGTGAAGCCAACATCCTCGCTGCTTTTCCTCGATGCCGAGGGCGCGCGCATGCGGCTGGAGGAGCTGGCTTGGATCAAGCGTGCCACAGTGCAGAAGCTCTATCCCGACCGCCTCGACATCCAGATCGTCGAGCGCGAGGGCTTCGCGCTCTGGCAGAAAGACGGCAAGATCAACGTTATCGCCCGCGACGGCACCGTCATCGCCCCCTATTCTGACGACCCGCGCTACATTCGCCTGCCGATCGTGGTCGGCGATGGGGCCGAGACTCATGTGGTCGAGATCGTCGAGGCGCTGAGCCTCGTTCCGGGGGTGCGCGATCAGGTGCGTGCGGCCATCCGTGTCGCCGACCGGCGCTGGACGCTGAAGCTGCGCAATGGCGTCGATGTGCGCTTGCCCGAGGAAGGGCTGAACGACGCGCTCGAACAGCTCGCGCTGCTCGACCAGCAGAAGTCGCTGCTCTCTCGCGACATCACCATTGTCGATCTGCGCCTGCCCGACCGGGTATCGGTGCGCCTGTCCGACGCCGCTTATGCGGCGCGCGAGGCGGAGTTGAAGGCCAAGGCCAAGGCGAAGAAGGCGGGCAGCACATGA